One genomic window of Ziziphus jujuba cultivar Dongzao chromosome 4, ASM3175591v1 includes the following:
- the LOC107416708 gene encoding 7-deoxyloganetin glucosyltransferase — translation MDSKKEEVADNKTHHILCIPTPAQSHIKAMLKLAKLLHSRGFHITFVNTAYNHKRFLKSLGPDSLHGLPDFRFETIPDGLPPSDADATQDLVPLIEAIMGKMLAPFCDLVKRLNDMTRTGNDSPPPVTRIVSDGFMPFTITAGRELKIPVVFFYTIPACSFMGFKQLGTLLEKLGPPPVPKDTIIDWIPGMKDMHVRDMPSFCWTGSTADHFMLNFCIEATEKAHQASAIIILTFKALEQDVLDAIASMFPKVFAIGPLQLLLNRIPEHPLKLKYSLWKEESECLQWLNTKPKGSVLYVNFGSIAVMSPEQLMEFGYGIANSKHPFLWIIRPDLVVGKTAVLPPEFSVETKGRGLIGSWCPQEEVLNHPSIGGFLTHSGWNSTVESLSSGVPLLCCPFLGDQPTNCRFSCKEWGIGMEMDKEALKREEVEKLVKELMEGEKGKKMRKNVMEWKRLAHEATEPNGSSSIDLDNLVSHLIS, via the exons ATGGAttccaagaaagaagaggtagcTGATAATAAAACTCATCACATCTTGTGTATTCCAACCCCAGCACAAAGCCATATCAAAGCAATGCTTAAATTAGCAAAGCTTCTCCATTCTAGAGGTTTTCATATTACTTTTGTCAACACCGCGTACAACCACAAACGctttcttaaatctcttggtcCCGACTCTCTCCACGGCTTGCCTGACTTCCGGTTCGAAACAATTCCTGACGGCCTTCCGCCTTCAGATGCTGATGCTACACAGGACCTTGTTCCTCTTATCGAAGCCATCATGGGGAAGATGTTGGCTCCCTTCTGTGATCTAGTCAAAAGACTCAATGATATGACCAGAACTGGCAATGATAGTCCCCCTCCAGTGACTCGCATTGTTTCCGACGGATTCATGCCGTTCACCATCACCGCCGGACGAGAACTTAAAATTCCGGTCGTGTTCTTTTATACTATTCCAGCCTGCTCTTTCATGGGCTTCAAACAACTAGGTACACTGCTAGAGAAGTTAGGACCTCCACCAGTACCCAAAg aCACAATTATAGATTGGATTCCGGGAATGAAAGATATGCATGTTAGGGATATGCCAAGCTTTTGCTGGACAGGAAGTACAGCAGATCATTTTATGCTCAACTTTTGCATAGAAGCAACAGAAAAAGCCCATCAAGCTTCAGCAATTATTATTCTCACATTCAAAGCACTGGAGCAAGATGTTTTGGATGCGATCGCATCTATGTTTCCCAAAGTGTTCGCGATTGGTCCCCTTCAACTTCTTCTTAATCGCATACCGGAACACCCTTTGAAACTCAAATACAGTCTTTGGAAGGAAGAGAGCGAATGTCTCCAATGGCTCAATACCAAGCCAAAAGGCTCAGTTTTATACGTCAACTTTGGGAGCATAGCAGTCATGTCGCCAGAACAGCTCATGGAGTTTGGTTATGGAATTGCAAATAGCAAACACCCTTTCTTGTGGATAATCAGGCCTGATTTGGTAGTCGGAAAAACAGCTGTTTTGCCACCCGAGTTCTCCGTGGAAACGAAAGGAAGAGGACTGATAGGGAGTTGGTGCCCACAAGAGGAGGTTCTTAATCATCCATCAATTGGAGGTTTTTTAACACATAGTGGTTGGAATTCAACCGTGGAAAGCTTGTCTTCAGGTGTACCATTACTCTGTTGTCCATTTCTAGGGGATCAACCCACGAACTGCCGATTTTCTTGCAAGGAGTGGGGTATTGGAATGGAGATGGACAAAGAAGCATTGAAGAGAGAGGAAGTTGAGAAGCTTGTGAAAGAGTTGATGGAGGGAGAGAAGGGtaagaaaatgagaaagaatGTGATGGAGTGGAAAAGACTAGCCCATGAGGCTACTGAACCTAATGGTTCTTCATCCATTGACTTGGATAATTTAGTTAGCCACTTAATTTCTTGA